The Salarias fasciatus chromosome 11, fSalaFa1.1, whole genome shotgun sequence genomic interval AGAGTTACAAGGACTCAATATTATTGATAGAACTAACTGCAAATCCCAGTCGGGTTCCTCTATAATTAAAACACATTCATCAACCTGCTGTTCATGTCTGATTACGGCTAATTATTACTCGGTCACAGGCTTGTTTCTGCCTGAGGCctgaatgtttttaataaacgGACGCGGCTCTCCTCTGCAGACCCTACAGCACCGTGGCGACTCTCGGAGATCACGACCTGAGCAGCGAGGAGGGCGGCGAGCAGAGGGCGCTTGTTGCCGAGGTGATCCGCCACAGCCCCTACCGCTCCGCCCTCCACAGCCTCACTCTGGTCCGTCTGGCCGAACCGGCCCGCTTCACTCCCCACGTGCAGCCCGTCGCTCTGCCCAGCCGCTGCCCGAAGCCGGGGGAGACCTGCTCCGTCAGCGGCTGGGGCTCCACCGTCCCCAATCAATGTGAGTGGACTTTCTAGATGCTGCTGTGGCTTTACTGCCTCATCGATTTGCCACAGAAGCAAAGGttagaaaaaaagaatccaaaTAGCACAGACTTCCTCGGTCCACTTCTCAAATATTACTAATCCTGCAAGATCTTTACTGCAGCTTAGATCAGCTAAAGACTCCTCAAATTTCTCCTGTAAGAAACAACTACAGTTACCTTTTCTCAGCACTAAAGTGACATTTTTAGCTACCTTTACTTTACTTTGTTACATTATACTCTATCCATCCATGGATCCATTTTTTGTATATTTACgagaaaacattaaagaaagaCAGTCTTTCTAAGTTTCCAGGACAAGAAACTCGAGtcaaaataacaaacaagcACAGTGAGGATACGGCGTCACTGAGTCCTGAAGAAGCTCTCCAGACAACAAATCCGTCTTTCACACTCTTGCATCATAAAAACTGATACTGATATGTTTAATGAAACTGAATGGATAGGACATTACCACAAAGCAGGCAACTCCACCACATATCTATTGTAGGTATTGCAAAAACCATCCATCAAGTTGCCACACACACTGccattagtgtgtgtgagttccATGACAACAGAAGGTCCTTAAAACCCCAGAAGGTTTGAAAATGCAGTATACAGTTTAGGTCCGTCACTGTGGAATAATGGGAATCATCTGGGGAGTGCATTTATTCACCTGACAGTAAAATTAGAGTCAACTTTACATATAATTCAACTCTTTGGACCGTGGAAGGAAGCTGGAGTAACCATGGATCCTCAGAGAGAACACGCAAACTCGCAAAAGAAATGCTCCAAATCCCAAAAGCAACTGGGATATGAATAGAAATGATGACACCTTTTACAATCAATCATCTCCCAGTGATTAATCTCTTCATGCAAAACGACACAATTCACATGAAGTGTGAATAAATTACTGATGTTCTCCAAATAATCAAAGACTGCATTTGCATAGAACGGATTCCACTTGTTGTTGCTGCTTCCTCTTGAATGCATCTCATGACTAAAATTTGGGACCTTGAAACAGGTAACACAGAATAGAAAGCACATGGCAGAAACTCAGGAGGGAACGCTGCTGTGGTTCTTTTCTGTTTGGAACCTTGACTTGTGGAAATGTTCGAAACAGACGTGGAAACGTTTGTGAAATAAAGCTCATCACCATTCCGGTCATTGCAGCTCTAACAAGGCATGAACACTCTACTTTAATCACGGCTTTCTTTAGTCAGAAGAGTTTCTAATTGCCTGCCAAAACGCCCAGTCAGTGATCAGGACTAATTAGGAGAGGTAGACCTTGAAAATAGTGTTTACCAGAGGTTTAGACCTGTAGTGCATGAAGAGACGATGCTTGGAACTGGGAGGTAATCCATAAAcctctgaaaaagaaagaagggaaaatTTTGTCAAATAAGTGGCGATAAAAGGCAGTTTGATGATTCGCAGCACGACAGTCCAGAGTTTATCACGTTGAGAACCCAGAGATATCGTTCAGGTGTTCAGGTTGAAGGAGTCAGACTGATGGTTGACCTCCTTCCTCTCCCAAACAGACGGCCGGACTGATCGCCTGCAGTGCATTACCGTTCCCATCGTCGACGACCAGACCTGCGTCGAGACTTTCCCACCATATATCTACTGGGGCGTTATGGTCTGTGctggtcaagaaaacacagacaacTGCTTGGTGAGCAAAGAGTGTCGGCTCAAAGAGCTCTGGTTATTCCCAGACGTTATCAGAATTGTCTTCTGTGTCTCTTTTCTGTTGCCCTCCTTGCAACTTTCATTTCGATTTTTACCAAAGCTGCTAAAAGCACCTCgtatcctgtcttctctgtgcaGAGGGATCAAGGCAGCCTGATGGTTTGCGATGGCCAGTTGCAGGGCGTGCACTGGTTCGGACACGGCTGCCAAAATCCAGCTCACCCCACCGTCTACAGCAAGCTGTGTGAGTACGGTGACTGGATCCACAGCACGATCAGCAGCCACAGCCCCTCCCTGCCTACgacgaccaccaccaccacacccaGCTTCTGAAAACCTCCGCCTTGGAGGATCAAGGATACGTGtgaaagttcaaaggtcacctTTCCAGACAATTGACAGAGATTGTACCTAACCTTCATTGCCAGATTAATGGGAATAAAGTATAGATATTCTGATTGTTATGCGCCGAGTGTTCATAGTGAAAAATGTGCTGCAAAtagaacaaaaataaatgatcacTATATTTCTGTTTACACGCGTTCTGAGGTCTGAATTTCTCTATTCCTGTCGGATACTTGCACGCAGCTCTGTGAAGTTTTCTTTCAGCTGGAGGTCATGATCTGATGAACagtgtaaaaataacaaaaacacgtCATTGGAGGTAAAAACAGCACAGAAAGTTTGTACTCAAGCATAACTCCTGTCCGTTGCTTTAATATTATTCAAGTCCAAGAAAAAGTACTGTTGCTGAAAAGGTACAAACTGGATCTGTCTAAAAAGCTTCTTCAAGCATTAATTATTTTAACACTGACAACAAAGTCATTTGATGCAATTTACCTCCATAAAATATGAACCTTCAGACcatatttagaaataaatacatgtacATTGCAATTAGcctcaaataaatacatacatatgaAATcgctgcatgttttctcttgaatAGGTGAGTCTGGTGCTCTGAACAATGACAAATGAGCACAATATCACAAACGACaacatattttcaaatgaaCCAGAAATCAAATGGCTCCAAGTGTGTCTGAGTGAGACGGCTCAAAGTGGGAATTACAGGAGAATGACGAAGTAGCCTCCAGCAAAACTGctacttttatttgttttacttcattAAAGCccaaatgtttcacattttccattTACTTTCTCATCAGTTCCATTTGAGACCAAAGGAAGAAGTCAATTTCATAGAGAAAATAATGAAACGAaagttaaatatatatatttgcagCTCAAACATGAGGCAGATAAGAAGACTGGCCGGCTCTTTCTAGTAATATACACTGGTGTTGTGCAAATGATGGCACAATGCCAAATGtccttgttgctgctgctcttttcttccattttatATTGATTCAGGTTCACGGTACTCCAATTTATTTAGAGTTTTTCCTATTTTGCTAAGGAGCCTTACAAATTTCAGCAGTAGGGTTCATTAAATGGTGCTCTGCTCGAATTAGGGGACTGGTTGCATAATTATACAATAAATTAGCATGCATGTGATACTGAGGCTAGTTCTGCTGTCTTGTATtggttgaaaaaataaatgtagaTTTAATGATTTGCAACCTAATAACTAATGATTTTACAAAACTTGATCGAGTCATATCCTCAAATGTCAGTGCACTGAATGTCTTTTTTCCAGCTAATATGTTTACTCTTGTCTCTTATTATATTTccagtgaaattaaatttagTCAAATGCAGCCTTCTGGGAATTTTGCACCACGGTTTGAAAATTTGCAGAGGACCTACAGTGAAAAGAAGAAGCACTAGATGGCGGtaaagcacagagagagagagagagagagagagagagagagagagagagagagagagagagagaggtaaacAGGTGACACCAGTCCCACATTCTTCACAAGGTTTGAACTCTGATCTCAGATCTGAGCTTTTGCTCAGAGCTTTTTTGCAGAAATGTGCCACAGCAATAAACACATGGACGCAATCTAACATCACCGGCACGCTACAGAGGAAGTGGGAAACACATGGTGGAGTTAGAGGCACACGCAGACACAaaaaggcaaacacacagatgcacacacacatgcttacaTGCAAACTGACGGACAGCTGTGTCCATAATCACCCAGGCAGTTGGGCACAGGGGCCACTCCGCCATCTGCTCCCAGCATttgtctcctcttcctcgccccCTTTCCCCTCCGTCTTTCTCACCTCAGCAGGAAACAGAAGACAaactggggagggggggcagactgtGGTCGCTGGGACGTCACTGTAAAAAGCAGCGTGGCATTAATTGGATTGGTTATTTGAAGTGActgtttatgtttgttttgtttctttttctctcctcattAATTACAGCCAGTGTTCGGAATTCGAGTGGATTTGACTGAACCTACAGCCACTGTAGCTGTAATTGCATTTAATGAGGAAATTTTGTGAAAGATAGACGAGACTTTTAACTTATTCCAAAAACAATCAACTTGGAATCCTCGGGATTTTCTGCCTCAGTTCTTTCTTGGTCTTTTAATATATCGAATCCCAAATGGACTGCAATCTTTAGTCCACCTCCTTTCAAACAGAGTATGGTTTCTGGGTTAGCAGTCTGCTGTGGAGCTCTAAAGCAATGTAATTATTTCCACCTGAACCCTGAGGTAATTGAACTTGGATTATCTGATCGCCTTCAGCAAAGGCCTCAACCTTTCTTCTCACTCTCTAGTTGAAATTCGACCATCCATTTTCCCTTCACAGAAATTCAGCAATCATTCGTCATGATACAGTTCTTAAACCAATCAGCCAATCAACCAATAATTCCcaataattactttttaattttttaaccATGCAACCAAGACAAGGAATTTCACGTTGTTTTGAGTTAGAATGAAATGAATAAGTATGAGTAATaagttttgttttaatattaaaCGAACTTCGATCTGTAATTAAAAGGTCAAATAAAAACAGCCTAAACCAGCCTCAAAGTGCCAGAGATTTACTGTAACATATAAAACTGTGacacagcaggaaggagaggcAGTATATTAGTTTTTGGATAATCTCCAGGAGTATCATTTAAGATCAGACAGTCTTTGATTCTATCAGGTGTTTAGCAGGAATTACATTTTGCATTGTGAGGATCTACTTAACTTCCTCGATCATAACTAGTTCAGAGAATACTAATATTCTGATGTTAAACAGAGCCAATGTTTACAATTAACGCCAAGCAGATTTGAATCTAATGGGAATCTCGCAGTTCTGCAGGTAGAGCCTCATAAACTTTAGTGCAGCCTATAATACTGACTCGGTGAGAGAGATGGATTAAAAGCTAATGGATCTCTCCAAAAAACACCGTTCACTCTGCTGGGAAGAGGGATGTTTGTTCTGAAGTTCATGGCAGTTCATTAAACAGGTCGaatactttaaaaacaaaactttccaCGTAGTGTAACGCTGCAAAAAGGAGAAACCATAGGTTTGCTTGTGTGATTAGTTTGCTGAATCCAGACACCAAAGCAAGtagaaagttggaaaaaaaaagtcctctgaTGATCATATTCAACCCTTTCAGCAGATCAAAATGATCAACACTCTTTTAATACCTGGAAAGGAAGTTTTCCTTTCAAGCACTTGCAAATGTAATGTTAGCTAAAGAATTTCTTTGGGTGGAGTAGAGGTTCAGTAAGAGGGGGCCTGGTTTGGTCCAAGGTGCCttcctgtgtgaagtttgcatgttttatgtaaCAACAAACAACTTTCAGTAAGAACTGCAGTCTTATTGAAATATTAAGGACCAGAACTGAACGGAACTGATCAAAGTTCACGGGGAACTGGAAAACTGTCCACTGCTGCCATGTCAAACGTGGCAAAGTTGTGCGTGGTCTTGAGTCAGAGGGACACTCAGTGAAATATCATTACTTGACCTGCAGAAGTTAGATCCCCACTCCGAAACTTTCAGTCATGATTTACTTGACAAACACAATCAGCGGTTGCACATATTGAATGAAAGTCTTTCCGCTGACAAACTGTGGGATTCTGTCTCCCTGCTCACTTAACTACCTTTATTAATGGTTAACCATTACTCCTTTCCTTCCTATTACACTCCCTGCGAACGACATACTATAAATTATTTCCCAATTTCTAAAggtcctcccttcctcctcctcctcgctcttctGGCTTTCATAACTCAGGCATGCGAGTCTGGCCCGCATTGAAAACAAATAGCATCCTCAATTGCCCAAACACCACGGCATGAGCTGATTAATGAGGGAATTAAAATGAATGACGATCCATACGGGGAAATCTTTTCTCCCGGGGTGTGACGGAGCTTATCAGTGGTGGCTACAATATCTGTGGAGTGAATGCGAGGCGTCTCCCTCCCTTCTTCCATCTCCCTCCATCGCTCTGTTCCTCTGGCAAACTGTCACCATCACTCATCGCCAGCTTACATTCCCAGCATTCCCCTGTGGCACCTGGCTCATGAGGGGAGAAAAGTGACGAACACGTactgaaacacacattcagaaaCTGAGAAAGTGCACACAAACTTTAAACGCACGTATCCTCCCGCCGTATACTTTTCCTTTATAACAACTGGCAGATCTTCACTGGGATGTAAATGAACAGCATAAGCCGGCTTACATTAGCAGAAATCTGCCCTTgtgcacatttgtgtgtgtgtgtgtgtgtgtgtgcacttggCTAATGGCTGATTGAGAACAGCACAGGCCAAGTCAATCACACTGGATTCCTCCCCGTCGCCCCATTGAGACTAGCGGCTCATCAGGGGAGATAATTAGCCTGAAGAGCTGTAATGATACTCGCCTAATAGCAACAAGAGCACTCTGGGAGACACCGGTGGGCGTGTacgtgtctgtgtttgtgtacatgtgtgtgtgtggatgcagtGCGAGCAAGAGGTGTGGGACGCGTCTCACGGCGGTGATGAATAAGCAAGCAGGTGATTAAAACCCATGTTTTCGCTAATGCATGTATTTTtatgaccgtgtgtgtgtgtgtgtgtgtgtgtgtgtgtgtgtgtgtgtgtgtgtgtgtgtgaacggcgACAATACGGAGGCGGAGTGGAAAGTAAATGTTGCGGCTATCATTCTCCAGCCCACGTAAACACAGATGCACAACCTCGCCGGCTCTGAGCTCTTCCCCTCCTCGCTCTGTTATTGTCAGAATAACAGTGAGTTTCAGCTCCTGCCTTCTGCTTCACACAAAACTGCTGAGATGGTGTGcacgcttgtgtgtgtgtgtgtgtgcgtgtgtgtgcgtttgacAGACAGAAAGATATGGTGGTGGGGGAGGCATTATGCATTCATATCGGAAATTGCTGTGAATTTAAATGAGCTTATGCACTTTAGTAGCCATGAGGAGTTTGGTAAATGCTGTTACAAAACGCATTTCAGTGGTAAGAGTGAAAGTTCGGTTAAATTAATGGAGGCgaaacacagctgtgtgtgtgtgagtgtgtgtgtgtgtgtgtgtgtgtgtgtgtgtgtgtgtgtgtgtgtgtgtgtgtgtgcacgcgcgatTTAATTGAATCATCTAACAGAAGAAATGAGCTGGTTTTATTTATAATACTACAAACACAGCAGCGGAATCAAAACATGGCAAAGCTGCATTAACACCTAATTAAAATTTACTATGCTTATTGgtatttaaagaataaaaaaccCACAACACAGATGTTATTTAGAGGCCCAAAGCTCACAAGAATCCTCATAAGGCAGTCCCTCTGAAATATCTGTTTCTGCAGTAGGACTTACCAGTCTCACTTTTGTGGATTGATCTGAGAAAAGCAATAAGCCAGTGCCAAATCTTCCCAAAATAATCGAATTTGACCTGCAGGGAAAACTGAATTCTTTCATGGTGACAGGAGGGAACCTGGCAGGTCAATCAACCAATGCCGCTGATGGGATTTCTCATGATTTCCAATACTAAAGGACTTTGTTCTcataaagcaaacaaacaacagagaaaGAACTGTTTCCATTACATCGCATGTCTGCAGTGTTTACTTGTTTAGCTCACCTTATGTTTCATCCCCCACAGTTGTATCAGGTTAAAAGCAAGCAAGAAGGTGATTCTGtgctacatttaaaaaaaaaaaaaaaaatcgcaagcactttcacttaaaaaaaaaccccaacaaaaccaaaaacagatACAGGCAGAACATGAGCATCCTGCTGTGCTTAGATGTACGTGGATACAATTACTAGAAAACAGTAATGGGAGTCCATCGACTGATCTCAAAATATTTGGGCGAACCAGATATGGATGGACGGGATCACAAACATGTGTTCTCTGATAATGCATTAGTATTGATGCTGCTGAGCaagatcaaacacacacacaccaacacacacacacacacacacacacacacacacacacacacacacacacacacacacacacacacacacacacttgctctcAAGTACAGCAGCACATATATTTTAGTATAATGGCTTTCTCAAAAAGGAAGCGCAGCTACAAAGAGGTAAACCCCAAAGGGAGTCCATTTGGTTTTCAATGCAATCATCGCTCACTTCTCTAAAAACACTGTAGTCTGGTGTCGTTGCCATGGATACATGCCAATTccagttcttcttttttaaacgCTGCAATTCTCCCAAAATCCTTCCTTTTCTGGAAGGTCTGTTCTCGGCTTTTTTGCCGCATACCAGAACGCGGCGTTTCCCGTGTGTAGGCTTGTCTTCACGTCTCACTAAGTGCACTTCTGTTCGGAATGCAGCGAGAAAGCTTCACCTGGGGGCACGCTTTCCATAGGGGAGACGGAAAAATAACATCTAGTGATCCCGCAGCAACAAATGCaaagctgcagccagcagctgctccctACAGCCATCAGGTAATTTAAAATGCATATGTTACTTcttgcacacacccacacactcacacacacacacacaagcaaagaGAGATGTCCCACTGCTAACTCCCGGTAAGCCTGACAAACTCCCCTGAGCTAAGCTGGGACTCATCTGTCTCGCAGAGGAGGGAGGTCGACTCGTATATCACTGAAAACCCGGAAAGTCCCCACCTGCAGAGAAACCGTCCTCCACAGGAGACGAGAAATGCCACGAACGATGTTACTTCTGTCACTCCAGAGAGTGAACTTGTTGGGCGAACGCTCGGCTGATGGTAGTTTATTTTATGTCAGCAGTAACCAAACGTTCCATCTTCACACTGAAGAAGCAGAAATATTAAATCAGTGGACCTGGGGTCACAAGAGAGAGTTTTTACAAGCAGttcttttccaaaacaaaaaaatccgagCTCAGCCAGCCAACTATTAGACTGAATCTCTTCCATGAgccagtgagcagcagagtcaaACAAAACCCGAAAACACATCCATCATTGTAAGAAAGACGAAGAGCATCAAAGCCTGAAAAGTTAAAATGTTTATAAATGCTTTTCAGATTTCGTGTCTAAATTTAGTTTTAGTTCTTTGGGTTTTGTGATAAAACGCAGCAGAAGTGAGGAGGAGTGTCTGCCCACTGCTGAAGAAATAATTCACAGTGACACGTTATTATATATACAAAAGATCCCACTAACACTTCGTGCAGCAGTTAAACCAAAACATCCCATTTCAGTCCCACTCATAAGATATGGTGTAAGTAGATGTAATTTATAGTGATCCAGTATTAAGCTTCTTTCCTCCTATGAATGATGAATAAACACAGCAATCTTAcaagggaagaagaaaaagaagaaatttattATGAAACAGGTGTGACTCGAGGCTTCAGTTCAGTTgaacatgaacacaaacaatATGTACACAAGACACAGGAGTACTGCTCATGCATTATGGATTGGActggattttttaaaaaaaatcagtaaagcAAATAACTCTTCTgattttttacattatttaattGCCAAAGAAGCAAAATGCAGTTTCCTTTGCAGGAAAACCTATTTACTTGGAAAGTCCCGGTTACCCCAAAGCTGAAACGGCAAACGCAATCCTGTTCATAAAGAAGGCGTAGATTACATCAAAAGTGTGCAACATGTTTGGGCAATAGAGGAAAAGGAACCAAACCTTATTTAGATTTACAAAGATTGAGTTAGAGTCAAGGTTACATTTAGGTGAAGGCTAGTTTTGACTGAAATTAATGGAAAtcgttcagtgtgtgtgtctgtggggtTAGGTTGGGCGCAGTGTTAGGTACAACTGAATAGATTCATAAAtctattctgtgtgtgtgtgagtttgtgtgtgtgtgtgtgtgtgtgtttgtgtgtgtgtgtgtgtacacagaggACCTTGAATTTGAATCCTGATTAAACGTCCTTTGATGTGACCCCGGCCATGTTCTTGCAGTGCAGCGTAACAGCTGACCTTTGAAACATAATAAGTGACCCCAGACTTGACCCTTTGAGTCAAAGGTCCACTTCGCAAATGCGTGACTTGGTGACAATTTCAAAAACTATCCAGCACCGTGAAGGATAAACGCATGTACGCATGCACGCCCAGGGGAGTGGGGCAGCGTGGGCCACATACAATTAGTGAGGAATGTTCGACCCTCTGACCCCACCCACAGAgggcttcaaaaaaaaagaagctgggCCGTCGACAAATTTTTCAAGTATTTAGGCTACTGCAGGTTCGTACAGTGCAGGGGTTGCCGCTCTGACCTCTGGGTGACGGTAGAGGATATATTAGGGTCATTCATGTGCTGCATGCACTTAGTGCGGGATGAGGCACACAAAGCCAGGCGGTGCAAGGAGGAGGGAGCTGAATCTGGAAGTatccattaaaacacacacacacacacacacacacacacacacacacacacacacacacacacacacacacacacacacacacacacacacacaaagaagagTCTGCTAAATATCTCCCACAGAAACTGACTCTCACTTACACATATCTTACTGCTTCCgtcgtgagtgtgtgtgtgtgtgtgtgtgtgtgtgtgtgtgtgagtgtgtgcatgtgtgtgtgtgtgtgtgtgtgtgtgtgtgtgtgtgtgtgtgtgtgtgtgcacaagagggagagacaggaaagagaaggagagagaaataTTAAACAGAGCTCTTGTTGCTTTGACCTGGTGTcaaataaagaagacagaccTGATATGCAGATAAGGAttcagtggaaaggaaaaagcaatatgtctctcactcacacacacacacacacacacacacacacacacacacacacacacacacacacacacacacacacgcacaggacacacacacaaacacacataaacaggCACAAGTAGGAGTTGTATAAGTAGGAGTTGTCAGGTACTTGCCCTTTACTTGAGTTA includes:
- the LOC115396457 gene encoding trypsinogen-like protein 3, with the translated sequence MKLLLAVLLGLAGAAPLEDSKECQPHSRPWQVYLDRPSCSGALIDQWWVVTSFDCAPTPYSTVATLGDHDLSSEEGGEQRALVAEVIRHSPYRSALHSLTLVRLAEPARFTPHVQPVALPSRCPKPGETCSVSGWGSTVPNQYGRTDRLQCITVPIVDDQTCVETFPPYIYWGVMVCAGQENTDNCLRDQGSLMVCDGQLQGVHWFGHGCQNPAHPTVYSKLCEYGDWIHSTISSHSPSLPTTTTTTTPSF